The Leclercia adecarboxylata region TCCTGTGGACCAAAGAGTGGGATGCGCCGAACGATATCTACGGTGCGCTGGTGCCGATCTACGGCACGCTGGTGACCTCGTTTATCGCCCTGCTGATTGCCGTGCCGGTGAGCTTCGGTATCGCCCTGTTCCTGACTGAACTGGCGCCGAACTGGCTGAAGCGTCCGCTGGGTATCGCCATTGAGCTGTTGGCGGCTATTCCAAGTATCGTTTACGGCATGTGGGGCCTGTTTATTTTTGCGCCGCTGTTTGCGACCTACTTCCAGGAGCCGGTGGGCAACGTTCTCTCCGCTATCCCGTTCGTAGGTGCCCTGTTCTCCGGTCCGGCTTTCGGTATCGGCATCCTGGCGGCAGGCGTGATCCTCGCCATCATGATTATTCCGTACATTGCGGCGGTAATGCGCGATGTCTTCGAACAGACCCCGGTGATGATGAAAGAGTCGGCCTACGGTATCGGCTGCACCACCTGGGAAGTTATCTGGCGTATCGTTTTACCGTTCACCAAAAATGGGGTGATCGGCGGCATTATGCTGGGTCTGGGTCGTGCGCTGGGTGAAACCATGGCGGTGACCTTTATCATCGGTAACACCTACCAGCTCGACAGCGCCTCGCTCTATATGCCGGGTAACAGCATCACCTCGGCGCTGGCTAACGAATTCGCCGAAGCGGAATCTGGCCTGCACGTTGCCGCGCTGATGGAACTGGGCTTAATTCTGTTTGTTATCACCTTCATCGTTCTGGCGATCTCCAAAGTGATGATTATGCGCCTGGCGAAAAATGAGGGGGCACGCTAATGGCGACGCTCGAAATGCAAAATACCGTGGCGCTGGCGGAATCCCGCCGC contains the following coding sequences:
- the pstC gene encoding phosphate ABC transporter permease PstC, which translates into the protein MAATKPAFNPPGKKGDMIFSALVKLAALIVLLLLGGIIVSLIFSSWPSIQKFGFSFLWTKEWDAPNDIYGALVPIYGTLVTSFIALLIAVPVSFGIALFLTELAPNWLKRPLGIAIELLAAIPSIVYGMWGLFIFAPLFATYFQEPVGNVLSAIPFVGALFSGPAFGIGILAAGVILAIMIIPYIAAVMRDVFEQTPVMMKESAYGIGCTTWEVIWRIVLPFTKNGVIGGIMLGLGRALGETMAVTFIIGNTYQLDSASLYMPGNSITSALANEFAEAESGLHVAALMELGLILFVITFIVLAISKVMIMRLAKNEGAR